A genomic region of Papaver somniferum cultivar HN1 chromosome 7, ASM357369v1, whole genome shotgun sequence contains the following coding sequences:
- the LOC113295781 gene encoding uncharacterized protein LOC113295781, with translation MTHPEGASSDVIENPNIPPLNPEGERVGIVTDPITQIRKPGATREEEMHKELEDHIRREQELRKLMKTANAAKSAKETTENAEEKDEEPIAMTQEAMARYLEMNYRVVKQENYNFMASPYSSEITEYQYLEDYTSPKLKVYNGQGNAREHLSRFLSSMNDRATDGKLCLREFPKSLTDTTFSWYDNLRSESISSWITMSTLFLRKFYSAKRKVTTIDLSKRNQRASEEIGKYIVRFRLLTLDCQEDVKEEDLVEICVRRMTPSFKKSLVNFRFPTFV, from the coding sequence ATGACACATCCAGAAGGCGCCAGCTCAGACGTGATAGAGAATCCAAACATCCCTCCACTCAACCCTGAAGGCGAGAGGGTAGGAATAGTAACAGACCCAATCACACAAATAAGAAAACCAGGAGCCACTCGCGAAGAAGAAATGCATAAGGAGCTAGAAGACCACATACGCAGGGAGCAAGAATTGAGAAAGCTCATGAAGACAGCCAACGCTGCGAAAAGCGCCAAGGAAACAACAGAGAACGCGGAGGAAAAAGATGAGGAACCTATAGCTATGACACAAGAGGCGATGGCAAGATACTTGGAGATGAACTACAGAGTCGTAAAGCAAGAAAACTACAACTTTATGGCGAGCCCTTACTCTTCTGAAATCACAGAGTATCAATATCTAGAGGATTACACATCACCAAAGTTGAAAGTCTACAACGGCCAGGGTAACGCGAGGGAACACCTCAGCCGATTCTTATCCTCTATGAACGATCGGGCAACTGATGGGAAACTATGTCTCAGAGAATTTCCAAAGTCATTAACTGACACAACATTCTCGTGGTACGATAACCTGAGGTCGGAAAGCATCAGCTCCTGGATAACCATGTCCACACTCTTCCTCAGAAAATTCTATTCAGCAAAAAGGAAAGTCACGACCATCGACTTGAGCAAGCGTAACCAGCGTGCAAGCGAGGAAATAGGAAAATACATTGTCAGATTCCGTCTCCTCACTCTAGACTGCCAAGAGGATGTCAAAGAGGAAGATCTGGTGGAGATTTGTGTACGAAGAATGACTCCATCCTTCAAGAAAAGTTTAGTCAATTTCCGTTTTCCCACGTTCGTATAA